One Fictibacillus halophilus genomic window, AGAATATGAATTATACGCTATCTTCTGTTACATTCAGTTCTCAAAACGAAAAAATTAAAAATACCGAGACATCTATCTCGTATAAAGGATTGGATCTAAGAGTATGAGTGATCGTAAAAAAGAAGCTGTGGCCTTAAAGTACAATCCCCTCGAATCTACCTCGCCGGTTGTGATTGCAAAGGGGAAAGGGGAAACAGCAGAGCGTATTCTTAAATCAGCAGATGAACATAACATTCCGATTCAGGAAGATCCCTCTTTAGTCCATTTATTATCGAAGCTAGAGATCGAAGAGAGTATTCCTGAAGAATTGTATGAAGTGGTAGCTGAACTTTTCGCTTTTATATATCACCTGGATAAAGAAGCAGGAAAAACTACATAAATGTCATTGAAACGGGGCATTCCTATCTTAAAAGGAGTGTGTTCAATGCCTAAAAATAAATTAGTTGTACAACAATCCGAGCAACTAGTGAACCAGTTTAAAGAAGAGATGGCTGAAGAATTTGGAATGTATCGTTCTGCTGCCGAATCTGAAGCGATAACACCAAAAATAATCAAAGAACAGAAAAACAAAAAAAACAAATGAAAAAAGAAGGTGTTTTCGTTCCTAAAGGGAACGAAAAAGCGATGAAACCAAAGTCATTTTAAAGTGATTTTGGTTTTTTATTTTGGCTAAAATTGTGTATGCGCTTGCAATTTTCTGAAGAATAGTAGACATAATAGACTAGGTCTTATACAATGATAACGGTACTTTAAGTTTTCACCATGATAGGAGGATGGAGAGTAAATGAATATCCACGAATACCAAGGTAAAGAGATACTTAGAAAATATGGTGTGGCTGTTCCAAACGGGAAAGTAGCATTTACCGTTGAAGAAGCTGTTGAAGCTGCTAATGAACTGGGGAGCACTGTATCTGTTGTTAAAGCACAGATCCACGCAGGTGGTCGCGGTAAAGCAGGTGGCGTTAAAGTCGCTAAAAATATCGATGAAGTGCGTACATACGCAAATGAAATCTTAGGAAAAGTTCTTGTAACTCACCAAACAGGTCCAGAAGGTAAAGAAGTTAAGCGTTTACTTATCGAAGAGGGCTGTGATATTAAGAAAGAATACTATATCGGTCTTGTACTAGATCGTGCAACATCAAGTGTAGTAATGATGGGATCTGAAGAAGGCGGAACTGAAATTGAAGAAGTGGCTGAAAAGACACCTGAAAAAATCTTCAAAGAAGTAATCGATCCAGCGATCGGCCTTCAAGCATTCCAGGCAAGAAGACTTGCTTATAACATCAACATCCCTACTGAATTAGTAGGAAAAGCAGTGAAATTTATGATTGGTCTATATACGGCTTTCGTTGAAAAAGACTGTTCAATCGCAGAAATCAATCCATTGGTTGTAACAGGTGACGGAAATGTTATGGCACTAGATGCAAAGATGAACTTTGATTCTAATGCTTTATACCGTCACAAAGACATCTTAGAATACAGAGATCTTGAAGAAGAAGATGCAAAAGAAATCGAAGCATCTAAATACGATCTTAGCTACATTTCTCTTGATGGGAATATCGGCTGCATGGTTAATGGTGCTGGACTTGCTATGGCAACAATGGACATCATTAAACACTACGGCGGCGACCCGGCTAACTTCCTTGACGTTGGGGGCGGCGCAACTACTGAGAAGGTAACAGAAGCATTTAAGATCATTCTTTCTGACAAAAATGTTAAAGGTATCTTTGTTAACATTTTCGGTGGAATCATGAAATGTGATATCATCGCGAACGGCGTTGTTGAAGCAACAAAACAAGTTGGCCTTGAGCTGCCTCTTGTTGTGCGTTTAGAAGGTACTAACGTTGATCTTGGTAAAAAGATTCTAAAAGAATCTGGCCTAAACATTACAGCTGCTGATTCTATGGCTGATGGTGCAGAGAAAATCGTAGCTTTAGTTAAGTAATATTAGAAAACATCGTAGGAAGGATGGATTGATGCATGAGCATTTTTATTAATAAAGATACAAAAGTTATCGTTCAAGGTATTACAGGTTCTGTAGGACTTTTTCATACAAAACAAATGCTTGAATATGGTACGAAAATTGTAGGCGGTGTTACACCAGGTAAAGGTGGCACGGAAGTTGAAGGTCTTCCTGTTTTCAACACGGTTGTTGATGCAGTTAAAGAAACAGGAGCAAACGCTTCTGTCATCTATGTTCCTCCTGCGTTTGCTGCAGAAGCGATCATTGAAGCTGTTGACGCTGAACTTGATTTAGCGATCTGTATTACTGAAGGTATTCCAGTAATGGATATGGTAAAAGTTAAGCGTTATATGGAAGGCAAAAAGACTCGTCTAGTTGGTCCGAACTGCCCAGGTGTTATCACTCCTGAAGAATGTAAAATTGGTATTATGCCAGGATATATCCATACAAAAGGACATGTTGGCGTAGTGTCACGTTCTGGAACATTAACGTATGAAGCTGTACACCAGCTTACAGAGCGTGGAATCGGTCAATCTACTGCAGTTGGTATCGGTGGGGACCCAGTCAATGGGACTGACTTTATCGATGTATTAAAGGCTTTTAACGAAGATAAGGACACATATGCTGTAATCATGATCGGTGAGATCGGTGGAACTGCTGAAGAAGAAGCCGCTGAATGGGTAAAAGCGAACATGACTAAACCTGTAGTAGGATTCATTGGTGGTCAAACAGCGCCTCCAGGAAAACGTATGGGGCACGCAGGTGCGATCATCTCTGGTGGAAAAGGTACTGCAGATGAGAAGATCAAAACAATGAAAGCTTGTGGAATTAAAGTTGCAGCAACGCCTTCAGTTATGGGTGAAACTTTAGTTGAAGCTTTGAAAGAAAACGATCTATATGATCGCTGTGTAACAAATAAAGCAAAAGCGTAATAACGATTACAACGTGAAAAGCTCCCAGATCGGGAGCTTTTTGTTTACATTGAATTGTTTCATGAGGAGGAATGAAGTTTGGATAAAGAACGCTTAATCTTTCTTCATCATTGCGAAGCACTTACTTGGAATCAATTAAGATCAATAGTTGTTGCTGATCCTGAACTAAGAACTGTTTTTTCAATGGACATTCGCAGGTTGAAAATGTCGTATGGTTTGAGTGAACTGACGGCAAAGCGTCTCTATCAACACATGAAACAAAATAATAGTACATACATAATGAAGAATCTAATAAGACAATCGATTTCAGCTGTAACGATATTCGATGAAAATTATCCACCGCTGTTAAAGAACATTTATGACCCGCCTTGGGTTCTTTATGGACAAGGCGATTGGACAGTGCTAAATCGGGATAAAATGATTAGTGTGGTCGGTACTCGAAATCCTAGCAACCAGGGAAAACAAGCTTTGCAAAAGGTTCTTGGTCCGTTACTAGATGACAAGTGGGTCGTGATCAGCGGATTAGCTAAAGGGATTGATACGTTCGCTCATGAGTTAAGTATTCAAAGCAAGTCTTTAACAGCAGCCGTTCTGGGCTCAGGCCTGTTACAGATCTATCCAAAAGAAAACAGAGTACTAGCCAAAAAAATTAGTGAACAAGGCATTTTGTTATCTGAGTTTTCACCACAGGTTACACCAAAACGCTGGCATTTTCCATTGCGTAACCGTATAATAAGCGGTCTCACCCGTGCAACGCTTGTTGCAGAAGCACGAACAAAAAGTGGTTCGTTAATTACAGCTGATCAAGCACTTGAGCAAGGAAGAGATGTGTTTGCGATTCCTGGATCGATTTTAGAAGAGTGTGCGAACGGAACCAATTTTTTGATTCAAAATGGAGCAAAATTAGTCATGAGTGCAGAAGATATTCAAAATGAAAGTTTCTAACCGTTTTCATTTAAATGAGGAAACAGTTTGACAAATGCAGATACATTATTTAATAATAGGGAAGATTTCACTAAACCCTTAAAGGGGGATAAACTGTAAATGGAAAAATACTTAGTCATTGTTGAGTCTCCCGCAAAAGCAAAGACAATAAAAAAATATCTTGGGAGCAAATATGACGTTAAAGCATCTATGGGACATGTACGTGATCTTCCCAGAAGCCAGACTGGCGTAGATGTAGAAGCAAACTATGAACCAAAATACATTACGATCCGCGGTAAAGGTCCAATTTTAAAAGACTTAAAGACTGCAGCAAAAAAAGCGAAACGCATTTTTCTCGCAGCTGACCCGGATCGCGAAGGTGAAGCAATTGCATGGCATCTTGCTCACAGTTTGGACATTGATTTAGATTCTGAATGTAGAGTTGTATTTAATGAGATTACAAAAAATGCGATAAAAGATTCTTTTAAACGACCAAGAAAGATCAATATGGACTTAGTTGATGCGCAGCAAGCAAGAAGGGTGTTAGACAGACTAGTAGGATACAAAGTCAGTCCATTATTATGGAAGAAAATTAAAAAGGGCTTGAGCGCTGGCCGTGTACAGACGGTTGCGGTGCGTTTGATCGTTGAGCGTGAGAAAGAAATTGAAGCTTTCCAACCCGAAGAGTATTGGAAGATCAAAGGAATCTTCAGTGCTTCTGGAGAGGATTTTGAAGCTCAGTTTCATGGAGTGGGCGGTAAGAAAAAAGATCTTTCAAATGAAGAAGAAGTTAAAGAGATTCTAAACACGATAAAGGGCAAACAATTTAAGATTGATTCTGTTCAGAAAAAAGAAAGACGCAGAAATCCTTCGCCACCTTTCATCACTTCTTCACTACAACAGGAAGCGGCTAGAAAACTCAACTTCCGTGCTAAAAAGACGATGATGCTCGCACAGCAATTATATGAAGGAATTGATCTCGGAAAAGAAGGTACTGTCGGTCTGATCACCTATATGCGTACAGATTCTACACGTATTTCTGATACAGCTAAAACGGAAGCGGCTGAATTCATCGAGAAAGAATATGGAGAGCAGTTCGTGAACAAATCAAGAGTGGAAAAGAAATCCGGAAAGAACGCTCAAGATGCCCATGAAGCGATTCGTCCTACTTCTGTTATGTATCACCCACGAGATTTGAAGGCTTACCTTTCAAGAGATCAACTGAGACTTTACAAGTTAATCTTTGAACGATTCTTAGCAAGCCAAATGGCATCAGCCATTCTTGATACGATGACTGTGGATCTTGAGAACAATGGAATCTACTTCCGGGCGACTGGATCAAAAGTTAAGTTTCCTGGATTCATGAAAGTCTATGTTGAAGGCAATGATGATGGAAAAAAAGAAGAAGATCGTATTCTTCCAGATGTTCAAGAAGGCATGAAAGTCGAGAAGAAAGATCTTGAACCAACTCAGCATTTTACGCAGCCACCTCCTCGCTATACGGAAGCAAGGCTTGTTCGTACGATGGAAGAACTGGGGATAGGTAGACCTTCAACTTATGCACCAACGCTAGATACGATTCAAAAACGTGGATATGTAGCTCTTGACGAAAAGAAATTTATTCCGACAGAACTTGGTGAGCTTGTTTTAGAGATGACACTGGAATTCTTTCCAGAGGTCTTTAACGTTGAATTCACTGCCAAGATGGAAAGTGATCTTGACGAGGTAGAAGACGGAAAAGAAAACTGGATCAGAATCATCGATGACTTCTATAAAGGCTTTGAAAAGAAGCTTAAGATTGCAGAAGAAGAAATGCAAAAAGTAGAGATTAAAGATGAACCAGCCGGTGAAGATTGTGAGAAATGTGGACATGAGATGGTCTATAAGATGGGACGTTTTGGAAAGTTTATGGCATGCTCAAACTTCCCAGATTGTAGAAACACGAAACCAATCGTGAAAGATATCGGTGTTACGTGTCCAACCTGTCATGAAGGAACAATCGTAGAGCGGAAGAGTAAGAAAAAAAGACTTTTCTATGGATGTAACCGTTATCCAGATTGTGAATTCGTTTCTTGGGATAAACCTATTGCAAGAACATGTCCGAAGTGTAATAGTATGTTAGTAGAAAAGAAAACGAAAAAAGGCAAAGTCGTTCAATGTGTATCCTGCGATTATGCTGAAGAGGAAGCAAAGTAAGGAGTTTATCTTCATGAATCAACATGTTAACGTAATCGGAGCAGGTCTTGCTGGCAGTGAAGCAGCTTGGCAGATCGCTAGCCGAGGAATTCAAGTAAAATTATACGAGATGAGACCGGTTAGACAAACGCCGGCTCATCATACAGAGAAGTTTGCAGAACTAGTATGTTCGAACTCACTTCGTGCTAATACGCTAACGAATGCTGTTGGTGTACTAAAAGAAGAGATGAGAAAATTAAACTCTGTTATTATTTCATCAGCAGATGATTGTGCTGTTCCAGCTGGTGGAGCTTTGGCGGTTGACCGTCATGAATTTGCTAGCCTTGTAACAGAGCGAGTTAAGAATCATCCTAATGTAGAAGTAATCACTGAAGAAGTAACAGAGATTCCTGAAGGTCCAACCATTATTGCAACAGGACCATTAACTTCAGATAACTTATCCAAATCGCTAAACTCGTTAACGGGTGAAGAGTATCTCTATTTTTATGATGCAGCTGCACCGATTATCGAAGTAGACAGCATCGATATGGACAAGGTGTACTTAAAGTCTCGTTACGACAAAGGTGAAGCAGCCTATCTAAACTGTCCGATGACAGAAGAAGAGTTTGACCGTTTTTATGAAGCGTTAATCACTTCTGAAACAGTACCTCTAAAAGAATTTGAAAAAGAGATCTTTTTCGAAGGATGTATGCCAGTAGAAGTTATGGCTAAAAGAGGGAAGAAAACATTATTGTTCGGACCGATGAAACCAGTAGGTCTCGAAGATCCGAAAACAGGAAAGATTCCATATGCAGTCGTTCAATTAAGACAAGATAACAGTGCAGGAACTTTATATAATATTGTAGGTTTCCAAACGCATCTTAAATGGGGACCTCAAAAAGAGCTTTTAAGACTGATTCCAGGCTTAGAGAATGCTGAAGTAGTTCGATATGGAGTAATGCATCGTAATACGTTCTTGAACTCGCCACGCCTCTTAGAAGAGACGTATCAGTTAAAAGCAAGAAAAGACCTTTTCTTTGCAGGTCAGATGACTGGTGTAGAAGGGTACGTTGAAAGTGCTGCTTCAGGTTTAATCGCTGGAATCAACGCTGCAAAACTGATAAAAGGCGAAGAACTAGCTGTTTTCCCGAAAGAAACAGCAATCGGAAGCATGGCGTATTATATTACAACGGCTAATCCAGATAATTTCCAGCCGATGAATGCTAACTTTGGCCTTCTACCACCTCTTGAAAAAAGAATTAAAAACAAACAAGAGCGTAATACAGCTCTAGCAGAAAGAGCATTGGAAACAATTCAGAATTTTATAACAAATTTGTGAACATGTATTGATTTAGCCCCTAAATTGTGTTACGATTTAGGGGCTTTGTGAGGTGTATGAAATGGTATCAGAACGCCAACATGTGTTGGATTTCTTGAATTATTTAATGATCGAGAAGAACTGTTCACCTTATACGATTGAACACTATGAAAAAGACATTAATGATTTTACTTCTTTTTTGAAACAGCAAGCAATCGAAGGATTCGCTGCTGTTTCTTATGTTTTAGTCAGGCAATATTTAGTGACACTTCATGAGAAGAAGTATGCTCGAAATACGGTAGCAAGAAA contains:
- the topA gene encoding type I DNA topoisomerase — protein: MEKYLVIVESPAKAKTIKKYLGSKYDVKASMGHVRDLPRSQTGVDVEANYEPKYITIRGKGPILKDLKTAAKKAKRIFLAADPDREGEAIAWHLAHSLDIDLDSECRVVFNEITKNAIKDSFKRPRKINMDLVDAQQARRVLDRLVGYKVSPLLWKKIKKGLSAGRVQTVAVRLIVEREKEIEAFQPEEYWKIKGIFSASGEDFEAQFHGVGGKKKDLSNEEEVKEILNTIKGKQFKIDSVQKKERRRNPSPPFITSSLQQEAARKLNFRAKKTMMLAQQLYEGIDLGKEGTVGLITYMRTDSTRISDTAKTEAAEFIEKEYGEQFVNKSRVEKKSGKNAQDAHEAIRPTSVMYHPRDLKAYLSRDQLRLYKLIFERFLASQMASAILDTMTVDLENNGIYFRATGSKVKFPGFMKVYVEGNDDGKKEEDRILPDVQEGMKVEKKDLEPTQHFTQPPPRYTEARLVRTMEELGIGRPSTYAPTLDTIQKRGYVALDEKKFIPTELGELVLEMTLEFFPEVFNVEFTAKMESDLDEVEDGKENWIRIIDDFYKGFEKKLKIAEEEMQKVEIKDEPAGEDCEKCGHEMVYKMGRFGKFMACSNFPDCRNTKPIVKDIGVTCPTCHEGTIVERKSKKKRLFYGCNRYPDCEFVSWDKPIARTCPKCNSMLVEKKTKKGKVVQCVSCDYAEEEAK
- the sucD gene encoding succinate--CoA ligase subunit alpha, producing MSIFINKDTKVIVQGITGSVGLFHTKQMLEYGTKIVGGVTPGKGGTEVEGLPVFNTVVDAVKETGANASVIYVPPAFAAEAIIEAVDAELDLAICITEGIPVMDMVKVKRYMEGKKTRLVGPNCPGVITPEECKIGIMPGYIHTKGHVGVVSRSGTLTYEAVHQLTERGIGQSTAVGIGGDPVNGTDFIDVLKAFNEDKDTYAVIMIGEIGGTAEEEAAEWVKANMTKPVVGFIGGQTAPPGKRMGHAGAIISGGKGTADEKIKTMKACGIKVAATPSVMGETLVEALKENDLYDRCVTNKAKA
- the dprA gene encoding DNA-processing protein DprA, giving the protein MDKERLIFLHHCEALTWNQLRSIVVADPELRTVFSMDIRRLKMSYGLSELTAKRLYQHMKQNNSTYIMKNLIRQSISAVTIFDENYPPLLKNIYDPPWVLYGQGDWTVLNRDKMISVVGTRNPSNQGKQALQKVLGPLLDDKWVVISGLAKGIDTFAHELSIQSKSLTAAVLGSGLLQIYPKENRVLAKKISEQGILLSEFSPQVTPKRWHFPLRNRIISGLTRATLVAEARTKSGSLITADQALEQGRDVFAIPGSILEECANGTNFLIQNGAKLVMSAEDIQNESF
- the trmFO gene encoding FADH(2)-oxidizing methylenetetrahydrofolate--tRNA-(uracil(54)-C(5))-methyltransferase TrmFO, coding for MNQHVNVIGAGLAGSEAAWQIASRGIQVKLYEMRPVRQTPAHHTEKFAELVCSNSLRANTLTNAVGVLKEEMRKLNSVIISSADDCAVPAGGALAVDRHEFASLVTERVKNHPNVEVITEEVTEIPEGPTIIATGPLTSDNLSKSLNSLTGEEYLYFYDAAAPIIEVDSIDMDKVYLKSRYDKGEAAYLNCPMTEEEFDRFYEALITSETVPLKEFEKEIFFEGCMPVEVMAKRGKKTLLFGPMKPVGLEDPKTGKIPYAVVQLRQDNSAGTLYNIVGFQTHLKWGPQKELLRLIPGLENAEVVRYGVMHRNTFLNSPRLLEETYQLKARKDLFFAGQMTGVEGYVESAASGLIAGINAAKLIKGEELAVFPKETAIGSMAYYITTANPDNFQPMNANFGLLPPLEKRIKNKQERNTALAERALETIQNFITNL
- the sucC gene encoding ADP-forming succinate--CoA ligase subunit beta, with the protein product MNIHEYQGKEILRKYGVAVPNGKVAFTVEEAVEAANELGSTVSVVKAQIHAGGRGKAGGVKVAKNIDEVRTYANEILGKVLVTHQTGPEGKEVKRLLIEEGCDIKKEYYIGLVLDRATSSVVMMGSEEGGTEIEEVAEKTPEKIFKEVIDPAIGLQAFQARRLAYNINIPTELVGKAVKFMIGLYTAFVEKDCSIAEINPLVVTGDGNVMALDAKMNFDSNALYRHKDILEYRDLEEEDAKEIEASKYDLSYISLDGNIGCMVNGAGLAMATMDIIKHYGGDPANFLDVGGGATTEKVTEAFKIILSDKNVKGIFVNIFGGIMKCDIIANGVVEATKQVGLELPLVVRLEGTNVDLGKKILKESGLNITAADSMADGAEKIVALVK
- a CDS encoding EscU/YscU/HrcU family type III secretion system export apparatus switch protein translates to MSDRKKEAVALKYNPLESTSPVVIAKGKGETAERILKSADEHNIPIQEDPSLVHLLSKLEIEESIPEELYEVVAELFAFIYHLDKEAGKTT
- a CDS encoding small, acid-soluble spore protein, alpha/beta type, producing MPKNKLVVQQSEQLVNQFKEEMAEEFGMYRSAAESEAITPKIIKEQKNKKNK